One Fibrobacter sp. UWB16 DNA window includes the following coding sequences:
- the panC gene encoding pantoate--beta-alanine ligase, producing the protein MQIIKSIDSLRQTLAPLAKEGKRIGLVPTMGALHEGHGALIKASVSECDVTVVSVFLNPIQFGKNEDLDKYPKRLEADAKLAESIGADYVFAPSVAEMYPDGDPMTLVRDEALEGMYCGAYRPGHFRGVLTVVSKLFLISGANDAYFGEKDYQQVFLIERMVKDLNFNIKIHRVKIVREESGLARSSRNEYLTQEEREQALGIYSGLKAAKAAYEAGERSVSKIRDIVVKSIVAARGVVQYVEVANQKNLQKCNGALAAEDKAVILAAAFFGKTRLIDNMELN; encoded by the coding sequence ATGCAGATAATTAAGTCTATCGATTCCCTACGTCAAACGCTTGCTCCTCTTGCGAAAGAAGGGAAAAGAATCGGTCTCGTTCCAACGATGGGTGCTCTCCATGAAGGTCATGGCGCTCTTATCAAGGCATCCGTGAGCGAGTGCGATGTGACTGTTGTAAGTGTGTTCTTGAACCCCATCCAGTTTGGCAAGAACGAGGACCTGGACAAGTATCCGAAGCGCTTGGAAGCCGATGCAAAGCTTGCTGAATCTATCGGTGCCGATTACGTTTTTGCTCCGTCCGTTGCTGAAATGTACCCCGATGGCGATCCGATGACGCTTGTCCGTGATGAAGCTCTCGAAGGCATGTACTGCGGCGCTTATCGCCCGGGACACTTCCGTGGCGTTTTGACAGTCGTTTCCAAGCTGTTCCTCATTTCTGGCGCAAACGACGCTTACTTTGGCGAGAAGGATTACCAGCAGGTGTTCCTGATCGAAAGAATGGTGAAGGACTTGAACTTCAACATCAAGATTCACCGCGTGAAGATTGTGCGTGAAGAAAGTGGCCTTGCTCGCTCTAGCCGTAACGAATACTTGACTCAGGAAGAACGCGAACAGGCTCTCGGCATTTACAGCGGACTCAAGGCTGCAAAGGCTGCTTACGAAGCGGGCGAACGCAGCGTCTCGAAGATTCGCGATATCGTCGTGAAGTCCATCGTTGCTGCTCGTGGCGTTGTGCAGTATGTGGAAGTGGCAAACCAGAAAAACTTGCAGAAGTGCAATGGAGCCCTTGCCGCCGAAGACAAGGCCGTGATTCTTGCCGCCGCCTTCTTCGGAAAGACTCGCCTCATCGACAACATGGAATTGAATTAA
- a CDS encoding deoxynucleoside kinase: MLLDKNIHFMAIEGVIGVGKTSLARAICERWNAMFIEENFAENPFLPKFYENRSAYAFQTQLFFLLDRFKQLQNSALQSDLFHDLLVSDYTFDKDRIFASQNLTENEMTMYDQVSNALNHDIRKPDYVVYLQASVSTLLKRIRGRGRAMEKTIDGNYLSDLQDRYDHHFWHYTDAPVLIINTDNIDFVHNESHLQIVLNAIASCPSQTTYFVPEGN, translated from the coding sequence ATGCTTCTGGATAAGAACATTCATTTTATGGCGATTGAAGGCGTAATTGGCGTTGGTAAGACCTCGCTTGCCCGTGCCATTTGTGAACGCTGGAACGCCATGTTCATTGAAGAAAACTTTGCTGAAAATCCGTTCTTGCCGAAGTTCTATGAGAACCGTTCGGCGTACGCTTTCCAGACGCAGCTCTTCTTTTTGCTCGACCGCTTTAAGCAACTCCAGAATTCTGCCTTGCAGAGCGACTTGTTCCATGATTTGCTGGTGAGCGACTACACGTTTGACAAAGACCGCATCTTTGCCTCGCAGAACCTCACTGAAAATGAAATGACGATGTATGACCAGGTGTCGAACGCCTTGAACCACGATATCCGCAAGCCGGATTACGTTGTCTATTTGCAGGCAAGCGTCTCGACTCTTTTAAAGCGCATCAGGGGTCGTGGTCGTGCGATGGAAAAGACCATTGACGGTAACTACCTGAGCGACTTGCAGGACCGTTATGACCATCATTTTTGGCATTACACCGACGCTCCTGTGCTTATCATCAATACGGATAATATCGATTTTGTCCATAACGAAAGCCATTTGCAAATTGTGCTGAACGCCATTGCGTCCTGCCCAAGTCAAACGACTTATTTTGTTCCAGAAGGTAACTAA
- the folK gene encoding 2-amino-4-hydroxy-6-hydroxymethyldihydropteridine diphosphokinase, giving the protein MDSLNRVYIALGSNLPDRSAHLKAGRDMLRRISAGGWVESPIYETPPVGPAGQGPYFNQIVSFWYDGDPVKLLYYLKGSELILGRKDRGHWNSREVDLDLLFFGREVCEGRPTIPHPQIYNRQFVLVPLSDIAPDWVDPKTNKTVKDLLVELLEKEEKIPFRVIEGEEP; this is encoded by the coding sequence GTGGATTCCTTAAACAGAGTATATATCGCACTCGGAAGTAATCTTCCTGACCGCTCGGCTCACTTGAAAGCTGGGAGGGACATGCTTCGCCGTATAAGCGCAGGGGGCTGGGTTGAAAGCCCTATTTATGAAACACCACCTGTTGGACCGGCTGGCCAGGGACCATATTTTAATCAGATCGTGAGCTTCTGGTATGATGGCGACCCGGTAAAGTTACTCTATTACTTAAAAGGATCCGAGCTTATTCTTGGACGCAAGGACCGCGGACATTGGAATTCTAGGGAAGTGGACCTGGATTTGCTGTTCTTTGGTCGTGAAGTTTGTGAAGGTCGTCCGACAATTCCGCATCCTCAAATCTATAACCGCCAGTTTGTGCTTGTGCCGCTAAGCGATATTGCACCGGACTGGGTAGATCCGAAGACGAACAAGACCGTCAAGGACTTGCTTGTGGAATTGCTTGAAAAAGAAGAAAAGATTCCGTTCCGCGTTATTGAAGGGGAGGAACCCTGA
- the rho gene encoding transcription termination factor Rho, translated as MPRTPKNQNSEQNTQAPSLTDLVYPESTGIPVPEYLGTPDKLPDNAEDAPQPKRRGRKPNPKTKARKEPEFEQNVQADAEPEFQEKRQPVDGIAAAEKRLAEQYGVANIDAIAEPIYTGEQNYKPAESTEESAFTGESNGEIVIPQNTDAAQAPSENQGEVSADPNADPNAQQQGEAQAQNGEGQDDRRFNNQNGKFNKFNKNNKFNKNNRNNRNFQQEEFVDDSATLPAPGSEAILKAKENWLKFRKLSMSELQELAVQKEVDFRRMRKQSLNYILQSLENEGNIIYTEGVLEVTPQGHGFLRMPDQNYQTSADDVYVSQNLIRKFNLKIGDTIEGLVRTPREQDKYFSMRRIDRVNFEEPDKMRRRVAFEYLTPIHPEEKIHLEWNETEYSTRIMDLFSPIGKGQRSIILAPPRTGKTVLLQNVTRAIAKNHPEIILITLLIDERPEEVTEMRDIITDIKEKAAEKGIDIKAEVVASTFDEPPEHHTRVANMVLEKAKRLVESQKDVVILLDSITRFARANNVVIPHSGKILSGGVDANAMQFPKKFFGAARKIQDKIRTVKNEDGTISEEVQKNGSLTIIGTALIETGSRMDEVIFEEFKGTGNMELVLDRRIAEKRIWPAIDVFKSGTRKEERLLTLLEQNAAWNFRRGSQNETETGIMENLLKLMSKLKTNAELLAVLSKPKV; from the coding sequence GTGCCCAGAACACCTAAGAATCAGAATTCAGAACAAAATACTCAAGCTCCTTCTTTGACGGATCTCGTTTATCCAGAAAGCACAGGCATTCCTGTTCCAGAATATTTAGGAACCCCCGACAAATTGCCGGATAATGCCGAGGACGCACCGCAGCCCAAACGTCGTGGCAGAAAGCCAAATCCAAAGACAAAGGCTCGCAAAGAACCCGAATTCGAACAGAACGTTCAAGCCGATGCCGAACCAGAATTTCAAGAAAAAAGACAGCCGGTCGATGGTATTGCCGCTGCCGAAAAGCGCCTCGCCGAACAGTACGGTGTAGCAAACATTGATGCCATTGCAGAACCGATTTACACGGGCGAACAAAACTACAAGCCAGCCGAATCTACCGAAGAAAGCGCATTCACAGGTGAAAGCAACGGTGAAATTGTAATTCCGCAAAACACTGATGCAGCCCAAGCTCCATCAGAAAATCAAGGTGAAGTTTCTGCCGATCCGAATGCAGACCCAAACGCACAACAGCAAGGTGAAGCCCAGGCTCAAAACGGCGAAGGTCAGGACGACCGCCGCTTCAACAACCAGAACGGCAAATTCAACAAGTTCAATAAGAACAACAAGTTCAACAAGAACAATCGCAATAACCGCAATTTCCAGCAAGAAGAATTTGTCGATGACTCTGCTACGCTCCCAGCACCGGGTTCCGAAGCCATATTAAAGGCCAAGGAAAACTGGCTCAAGTTCCGCAAACTCTCCATGAGCGAACTCCAGGAACTCGCCGTGCAAAAGGAAGTGGACTTCCGCAGAATGCGCAAACAGTCCCTCAACTACATTTTGCAGAGCCTCGAAAACGAAGGCAATATCATTTATACGGAAGGCGTCCTCGAAGTCACACCGCAAGGTCACGGGTTCCTCCGCATGCCGGATCAGAACTACCAGACCAGCGCCGATGACGTTTACGTAAGCCAGAACCTTATCCGTAAATTCAACCTCAAGATTGGCGATACGATTGAAGGTCTTGTGCGCACGCCTCGCGAACAAGATAAGTACTTCTCCATGCGCCGCATCGACCGCGTGAACTTTGAAGAACCAGACAAGATGCGCCGCCGTGTGGCATTCGAATATTTAACGCCGATCCACCCGGAAGAAAAGATCCACCTCGAATGGAATGAAACGGAATACAGCACCCGTATCATGGACTTGTTCTCCCCGATCGGTAAGGGTCAGCGCAGTATCATCCTCGCACCTCCGCGTACCGGTAAGACCGTTCTCTTGCAGAACGTGACCCGCGCTATTGCGAAGAACCATCCTGAAATCATCCTCATCACGCTCCTCATCGACGAACGTCCGGAAGAAGTCACCGAAATGCGAGACATCATCACGGACATCAAGGAAAAGGCTGCTGAAAAGGGAATCGATATCAAGGCTGAAGTTGTCGCATCGACGTTCGATGAACCGCCTGAACACCACACCCGCGTCGCCAACATGGTTTTGGAAAAGGCAAAGCGCCTCGTCGAGAGCCAGAAGGACGTCGTGATTTTGCTCGACTCCATCACGCGTTTCGCTCGTGCAAACAACGTTGTGATTCCGCACTCCGGCAAGATTTTGTCTGGTGGTGTGGACGCTAACGCCATGCAGTTCCCGAAGAAATTCTTCGGTGCAGCCCGTAAGATTCAGGACAAGATTCGCACGGTCAAGAACGAAGACGGCACAATTAGCGAAGAAGTCCAGAAGAACGGCTCCCTCACCATCATCGGCACGGCATTGATTGAAACCGGCAGCCGCATGGACGAAGTGATCTTCGAAGAATTCAAGGGAACCGGTAACATGGAACTCGTGCTTGACCGCCGCATCGCTGAAAAGCGCATCTGGCCAGCCATTGACGTGTTCAAGTCCGGCACCCGCAAAGAAGAACGCTTGCTTACGCTCCTCGAACAGAATGCCGCCTGGAACTTCAGACGCGGTAGCCAGAACGAGACGGAAACAGGCATCATGGAGAACCTGCTCAAGCTCATGAGCAAGCTCAAGACAAACGCAGAACTCCTCGCCGTTCTCTCCAAACCAAAAGTCTAA
- the proC gene encoding pyrroline-5-carboxylate reductase, producing the protein MNTTIFFAGTGNMGGAILRGLLNAGTDAKNIFFFDPSDKAAEAVSALGCVRVKSFAEGIEKANVTFLCVKPQIFKLVAAEWKAAASALKSEKTFISIMAGVARKSLIEVLGEKNQVLRVMPNLPLTVGKGSVGLATDGVSDETLKLAEEIFGNIGVTCRVAESLIDAVTGLSGSAPAYVFEFIEGLTRGGVKAGLTRDVALKLALGTIEGSVELVKQSGKSPSDLCAMVCSPAGTTIAGIDALEEGAFRSTLIKAVVAGTNRSKELGK; encoded by the coding sequence ATGAACACAACGATTTTCTTTGCCGGTACTGGTAACATGGGCGGAGCCATCCTCCGCGGTCTTTTGAACGCAGGCACAGACGCCAAGAACATTTTCTTCTTTGACCCAAGCGACAAGGCTGCCGAAGCCGTGAGCGCCCTCGGTTGCGTCCGCGTCAAAAGCTTTGCCGAAGGCATCGAAAAGGCTAACGTCACATTCCTCTGCGTCAAGCCGCAGATTTTCAAGCTCGTTGCCGCCGAATGGAAGGCAGCCGCATCCGCTCTCAAGAGCGAAAAGACGTTCATCAGCATCATGGCCGGTGTCGCCCGCAAGAGCCTCATCGAAGTGCTCGGTGAAAAGAACCAGGTGCTCCGCGTGATGCCGAACTTGCCGCTCACTGTTGGCAAGGGCTCCGTTGGCCTTGCCACCGACGGCGTCTCCGACGAAACGCTCAAGCTCGCCGAAGAAATCTTTGGCAACATCGGCGTGACCTGCCGCGTTGCAGAATCCCTCATCGACGCCGTGACCGGACTTTCCGGCAGCGCTCCGGCATACGTCTTTGAATTCATCGAAGGTCTTACCCGCGGCGGCGTAAAGGCTGGTCTTACCCGCGATGTCGCTTTGAAGCTCGCTCTCGGCACCATCGAAGGCAGCGTCGAACTCGTCAAGCAGTCCGGCAAGAGCCCTAGCGACCTCTGCGCTATGGTTTGCTCTCCGGCAGGTACAACCATCGCTGGCATCGACGCCCTCGAAGAAGGCGCATTCCGCAGCACGCTAATCAAGGCTGTTGTCGCCGGCACGAACCGCAGCAAGGAACTGGGCAAGTAA
- a CDS encoding sigma-54-dependent Fis family transcriptional regulator: MRPSIDFFTKETSTSSFILDVLSSVDNTVDVHTPISDEAPEIAEALRTPLAAIVIWDLDSFTAKNAELLASLRDFSPDSMILAYAESPESYTEVSSKLYDTILSVEALRLHLMSKIARLKEIYNAKRIFRERMSHLVGKSDAMQRLRKNVERAILHTGPVLIQGESGVGKDLVARAIACVYDKFVTVNCSAIPESLFESELFGHTRGAFTGAQNERIGLFEDANGGAIFLDEIGDMPLHAQVKLLRVIQNHEIRPIGANKTRHIDVRIIAATNRDLREEIREKRFREDLYYRLNVIPMQLSPLRDRKEDIEDLANYFIRQYSPAGEPYTLSPEALQKLQDHNWPGNIRELENVIQRALCFTDPGILRAEDLQIDESSDNDSASLTSVDRAAIKAFTASNYEEFRDLQLDEEREFLKSTIRNCDGSVSLAAERLRMNRTALYNRLTRLGLSVKNVQS, encoded by the coding sequence GTGCGCCCGTCCATCGACTTTTTCACAAAAGAAACTTCGACGTCCTCGTTCATCTTGGACGTCCTTTCTTCTGTGGATAACACCGTCGATGTTCACACACCCATAAGCGACGAGGCTCCAGAAATCGCAGAGGCTCTGCGCACTCCGCTCGCCGCAATTGTCATTTGGGACCTCGATTCCTTCACTGCAAAAAATGCAGAACTGCTTGCAAGCCTTCGCGACTTTAGCCCGGATTCCATGATTCTCGCCTATGCGGAATCTCCCGAAAGCTATACCGAAGTTTCAAGCAAGCTCTACGACACGATTCTCTCTGTTGAGGCACTTCGCCTCCACTTGATGAGCAAGATTGCGAGGCTCAAGGAAATCTACAATGCGAAGCGCATTTTCCGCGAAAGAATGTCGCACCTCGTCGGCAAAAGCGATGCCATGCAGCGCCTCCGCAAAAACGTGGAACGCGCCATTTTGCACACAGGCCCCGTCCTTATTCAAGGCGAATCGGGCGTTGGCAAGGACCTAGTCGCACGAGCTATCGCTTGCGTTTACGACAAATTCGTCACCGTCAACTGCAGTGCCATTCCGGAATCACTTTTCGAAAGTGAACTTTTTGGCCACACGCGCGGAGCATTCACAGGCGCCCAAAACGAACGCATCGGTCTTTTCGAAGACGCCAACGGCGGAGCCATCTTCCTAGACGAAATCGGCGACATGCCGCTCCACGCTCAAGTCAAGCTTTTGCGCGTCATCCAGAATCACGAAATCCGCCCCATCGGCGCAAACAAGACGCGACATATAGACGTGCGCATTATCGCCGCCACCAACCGCGACCTCCGCGAAGAAATCCGCGAAAAACGCTTCCGCGAAGACCTTTACTACCGCCTGAACGTAATTCCGATGCAACTTTCGCCGCTCCGCGACCGCAAAGAAGACATCGAAGACCTGGCGAATTACTTTATCCGTCAGTACTCACCTGCCGGCGAGCCTTACACGCTCTCGCCCGAAGCTTTGCAAAAGCTCCAGGACCACAACTGGCCTGGCAACATTCGCGAACTCGAAAACGTCATCCAGCGCGCCCTCTGCTTTACAGATCCGGGCATTTTACGCGCTGAAGACTTGCAAATTGACGAAAGTTCCGACAACGATTCAGCAAGTCTCACTAGCGTCGACCGCGCCGCGATAAAAGCTTTCACAGCAAGCAATTACGAAGAATTCCGCGACTTGCAGCTCGACGAAGAACGAGAATTTTTGAAATCGACCATTCGCAATTGCGATGGTTCCGTAAGCCTTGCCGCCGAACGGCTCCGCATGAACCGCACGGCCCTTTACAACCGACTCACACGACTCGGCTTAAGTGTTAAAAACGTTCAATCTTAA
- a CDS encoding TraB/GumN family protein — MSDENSSVWVLGSIHLADSTLYPLAPVIDTAFARSDELAVELNMNDEEVVKEIGKESVSQGMLEDRLLRDILPPEMWKSLDSLCAAWDIPMVVFEKMRPWLVATTLSAYAFEQAGLNPEYGIDYVLLDRAASDGKAIVGLETAEEQIGALADTTESDSAGVYYLKTTLREIAELETLVKNLIHAWKTGDEDLLRSLLDKDDEEDESEDSLSSDQKFKEGYEQRVYVNRNAKMAESIATFLREDRNVFVVVGVAHLALEKDNVIDALRKRGFKIERF; from the coding sequence GTGTCTGATGAGAATTCTTCGGTGTGGGTGCTGGGGAGTATCCATTTGGCGGATTCGACCTTGTACCCGCTTGCTCCTGTGATTGATACTGCGTTTGCACGTTCGGACGAGCTTGCCGTCGAACTCAACATGAACGATGAAGAAGTCGTGAAGGAGATTGGCAAGGAATCGGTTTCGCAGGGAATGCTTGAAGATAGGTTGCTCCGTGATATATTGCCGCCAGAAATGTGGAAGTCTTTAGATAGCCTTTGTGCGGCCTGGGATATTCCTATGGTGGTATTTGAAAAAATGCGCCCCTGGCTTGTAGCGACAACGCTGAGTGCGTATGCATTTGAACAGGCTGGATTGAATCCTGAATATGGGATTGACTATGTGCTTTTGGATAGAGCGGCGTCAGATGGCAAGGCGATTGTTGGCTTGGAGACTGCTGAAGAACAGATTGGCGCGCTTGCAGATACGACGGAATCTGATTCAGCGGGTGTGTATTACTTAAAGACGACTTTGCGTGAAATTGCGGAGCTTGAAACGCTTGTGAAAAACTTGATTCACGCCTGGAAAACGGGTGATGAAGATTTATTGCGTAGCTTGCTGGATAAAGATGACGAAGAAGACGAAAGCGAAGATTCTTTGTCTAGCGATCAGAAATTTAAGGAAGGTTACGAACAACGTGTTTATGTGAATCGCAATGCTAAAATGGCTGAATCTATTGCGACCTTCTTGCGCGAAGATAGAAACGTTTTTGTCGTGGTCGGTGTAGCGCACTTGGCGCTTGAAAAAGACAACGTGATCGATGCGCTTCGCAAGCGCGGTTTTAAGATTGAACGTTTTTAA
- a CDS encoding ABC transporter ATP-binding protein, whose amino-acid sequence MSEENLQTALLECKNLLVGYGKALPSMKFPFDFSLASGNVVALMGENGCGKSSLLKTFAGLLAPVAGEVSLEGKSLTEWAPRERAQEISLVRMSSAVPPRMSVSEFVRLGRSPYSGIFDSRTEEDNRIVENSMALLDVANFANRPIAELSDGERSRVFLAEAVAQQVKILLLDEPNAFLDIPRSHALFRLLKKIAVERQMGIVVSTHSVEYAERYCDKIMVVNGGTVKVASAADARKNGLLDWTEICDAL is encoded by the coding sequence ATGAGTGAAGAAAATTTGCAGACTGCGTTGCTGGAGTGCAAAAATTTGCTGGTGGGCTATGGTAAAGCGCTCCCGTCTATGAAATTCCCGTTTGATTTTTCGCTTGCTTCGGGAAATGTTGTAGCTTTGATGGGCGAGAATGGTTGCGGTAAAAGCTCGCTGTTAAAAACGTTTGCTGGGTTGCTTGCGCCGGTGGCGGGCGAGGTTTCGCTTGAAGGGAAATCTCTTACGGAATGGGCGCCTCGTGAACGCGCTCAGGAAATCTCGCTTGTTCGAATGTCGAGTGCAGTGCCGCCTCGCATGAGCGTGAGCGAATTTGTGCGCTTGGGCCGCTCGCCGTATTCTGGAATTTTTGACAGCCGCACAGAAGAAGATAATCGTATTGTCGAAAATTCGATGGCGCTTTTGGATGTGGCAAATTTTGCAAATCGCCCGATTGCCGAATTGAGCGATGGCGAGCGCAGCCGTGTGTTCTTGGCGGAGGCCGTGGCGCAGCAGGTGAAAATCTTGTTGCTCGATGAACCGAATGCTTTCTTGGATATCCCGCGTAGCCATGCGCTATTCCGCTTGCTCAAAAAAATTGCCGTGGAACGCCAAATGGGCATTGTTGTTTCGACGCATTCCGTGGAATACGCGGAACGCTATTGCGATAAGATTATGGTCGTAAATGGCGGAACGGTAAAGGTGGCTTCGGCAGCGGATGCTCGTAAAAATGGACTTTTAGACTGGACGGAAATATGCGACGCTCTTTGA
- a CDS encoding iron ABC transporter permease: MRRLLIGFIALVILIALLCVATLCFGAVNIPFADVVQALFSPGADVSSNILWNLRIPRMIAAILAGASLAVSGLSLQTVFRNPLAGPFVLGISSGASLGVALALLAGIGFGSVGVLGSAALGALLVTLVVMFAATRFAQTGVLLIVGLLTGYFIDSIVSVLIAGNSSESLRVYVAWGMGSFGRVTLGDVWIFVAAVLVGLVMIGVSLRYLNAALLGDDFAHGLGLNVKRSKICVLLGASLLAGATTAFCGPVAFIGIAVPHLAYLLFKTTNHRVLLPGAALCGVVLALLGGLFPASVPLNAVLSLVGVPVIMWVLVRGSGARF; encoded by the coding sequence TTGCGGCGGTTGTTGATTGGTTTTATAGCGTTGGTGATTTTGATTGCGTTGTTATGCGTCGCCACACTTTGCTTTGGCGCGGTGAATATTCCGTTTGCGGATGTGGTGCAGGCGCTGTTTAGCCCGGGTGCGGATGTTTCGTCGAACATCTTGTGGAACTTGAGAATCCCGCGAATGATTGCGGCGATTTTGGCGGGGGCATCGCTTGCGGTGTCGGGCTTGTCGCTGCAGACTGTGTTTCGGAATCCGCTTGCGGGACCGTTTGTGCTTGGCATTAGCAGTGGCGCGAGTCTTGGTGTGGCGCTTGCGCTTTTGGCGGGGATTGGCTTTGGAAGTGTGGGCGTGCTGGGCTCGGCGGCGCTTGGGGCTTTGCTTGTGACGCTTGTCGTGATGTTTGCTGCGACGCGTTTTGCGCAGACGGGCGTGCTTTTGATTGTTGGACTTTTGACGGGCTACTTTATCGATTCGATTGTGAGCGTCTTGATTGCAGGGAACTCTTCGGAATCGTTGCGCGTTTATGTGGCGTGGGGCATGGGTAGCTTTGGGCGCGTGACGCTCGGTGATGTCTGGATTTTTGTGGCCGCTGTACTTGTGGGTTTGGTGATGATTGGCGTTTCGCTGCGGTACTTGAATGCGGCGCTTTTGGGTGATGATTTTGCACACGGGCTTGGGCTCAACGTGAAGCGTTCCAAGATTTGCGTGTTGCTCGGGGCGAGCCTTTTGGCGGGAGCGACGACGGCGTTTTGCGGGCCGGTGGCGTTCATCGGGATTGCTGTGCCGCATTTAGCTTATCTGCTTTTCAAGACGACGAACCATCGCGTGCTTTTGCCCGGGGCGGCGTTGTGCGGTGTGGTGCTTGCTCTTTTGGGAGGTCTTTTCCCGGCTTCGGTGCCGCTCAATGCTGTGCTTTCGCTGGTGGGCGTTCCTGTGATTATGTGGGTGCTTGTGCGCGGTTCCGGTGCGCGTTTTTAG